One Bacteroidota bacterium genomic window, GAATGCAAACAAGGGACTATTTGCCTGTTTCAAAGGTGGCTGAATATATAGTAAGCATCGCATTACAAAAAAAAGTAGAGGGTATTATTAATTGTTGCAGTGGTTTGCCGGTAAAGATCCTTGACCTGCTAAATGAATATTTGCTTTCAAAAGGAGCAGATATAAAATTGAACCCTGGTTATTATCCTTACCCGGATTATGAACCGATGCATTTCTGGGGAAACAATAAAAAACTACTTAAGGCATTATCTGTGCGGGGCTAATACGGGTTTTCCCTTCTATTTCAAATCATCTATTTTTGCCAAAATTTAAAACCGGATGAAAGTTGCATTGATTACAGGTATCACAGGCCAGGACGGATCTTATCTCGCTGAGTTCTTACTGGAGAAAGGCTATAAGGTTCATGGAATAAAACGAAGAACCTCACTCATAAACACGCAGCGTATCGATCATTTATATAAAGACCAGCATGAAAGTGATGTGAATATGGTGCTGCATTACGGTGACCTTACTGACTCTACCAATATTATCCGTATCATTCAGCAGGTACAACCCGATGAAATTTATAATCTCGGGGCTATGAGCCATGTGCAGGTAAGTTTTGAAGAGCCGGAGTATGTGGCGAATGTTGATGGTATTGGTACATTACGATTGCTTGAAGCGATCCGCATATTAGGGTTGGAAAAGAAAACAAGAATTTACCAGGCATCGACTTCAGAGCTATATGGTAAAGTGAGGGAGACGCCACAAACAGAAAATACTCCTTTCTATCCACGTTCGCCATATGGTGTTGCAAAAATGTATGCTTACTGGATCACGGTAAATTATCGTGAGGCTTATGGCATGTATGCATGCAATGGAATTTTATTTAACCATGAAAGCCCTGTAAGAGGTGAAACTTTTGTAACAAGAAAAATAACAAGAGGTGTTGCTGAGATCGTTTTAGGATTAAAGAAAAAAATCTGGCTGGGCAACCTGCATGCAAAACGTGACTGGGGTCATGCAAAAGATTATATCGAAGCAATGTGGCTGATGCTGCAACAGGATAAACCGGAAGATTATGTAATTGCAACCGGGCAAACTACCTCAGTAAGGGATTTTGTTTCGAAAGCCTTTGCAAATGCAGGTGTACATGTTCGTTTTGAAGGAGAAGGTGAAAATGAAGTAGGCATCGTTGACAAAGTCGCATTGCCCGATGCCCGCCCGGATGACCCGGTCGGACGGGTAAAAGTAAAAGTTGGTGATGTAGTGGTAGAAGTAGATAAAAAATATTTCAGACCTACGGAGGTTGATTTACTTCTTGGTGATCCTGAGAAGGCAAACAAAAAACTGGGTTGGTTGCCAAAATATACGCTGGATGAAATGATAAAGGAAATGGTGCAATCAGATATTGAATTGTTCCGCCGCAAGGTTCATCTTACTGAATCTGGGTTTAACACCAATAATCAATACGAATAATGGATAAGCAGGATAAAATTTATGTGGCAGGTCACCGGGGCATGGCAGGTTCAGCAATTGCAAGAAAATTAAAGGAGCAGGGCTTTGAGAATATTATTGGTAAAAGTTCTTCTGAGCTTGACTTAAGAAATCAACAAGCAGTAAATTCTTTTTTTGAAACGGAGAAACCGGATTATGTTTTTTTAGCTGCTGCCAGAGCCGGCGGCATTATGGCCAATAATACTTACAGGGCCAATTTCATTTATGATAACCTGATGATCGAGTCGAATATTATTAATGCTTCTTATGTAAACCAGGTTAAAAAATTATTGTTCCTTGGCAGTTCCTGTATTTATCCCAAAATGGCTCCGCAGCCAATGAAAGAAGATGCATTGCTAACAGGTTTACTTGAAAAAACAAATGAGCCTTATGCAGTGGCAAAAATTGCCGGAATAAAATTATGCGAGGCGTATCGTGATCAGTATGGTTGCAACTTTATCGCAGCTATGCCAACCAATCTTTATGGGCAAGGCGATAATTATCATTTACAAAAATCTCATGTGATACCTGCATTGCTAAGAAAATTTCATGAGGCAAAGCTTGAGAATAGATCGTCAGTAGAAATTTGGGGCACGGGAACTCCGCTTAGAGAGTTTATGTATGTAGATGATCTGGCTGGTGCCTGTGTCTTCCTCATGCAGAATTATAACGAAAGACTTTTTATAAATGTGGGAACAGGAGAGGAGGTTTCAATAAAAGATCTGGCAATGCTGGTAAAAGAAGTAACGGGTTTTACCGGTGAATTAAAATTCGATACTTCAAAACCTGACGGCACACCACGAAAATTGATGGACAGTACAAAATTGCATGATCTCGGTTGGAAAAGCAGTATCACACTGAAAGAAGGATTAAAGAAGGCTTACGACTTTTTTAAAGAATCAAATAAGTAGATCACCTCTTCGTTTTCTCCGGGTTTAAAAATCCTTCGATCACCCACCATCTGAATTTTATCAGCATCCACATTTTATCAGGCTTGCCCTGTAATAAATAAGTAAATCCATAGGCAATTGCATAGCCAAGTTTAGCAAAGTATTCCAGGAATTTAAGTGAGAGTTTAAGAAAAGAACCTTTATTCATCAATCGTTCACTGCCGCCAATACCCATGCTGTGGCGTTTTACATATTCTTTATCAAACTTATTTCCCTCGACATGATGATGAACGATTACATGCGGCAGATAGAAAACTTTTTCATTTGCATGGATGAGTTTTAAATACATCGCTTTTTCTTCACCTGCCATCAGGCTTTTTCCACTGCGGCCAAGATTACCATCAAAATATCCATATTTCTCAAAAGCAGCTTTCCGAAAATGCATATTTGCCCCGGAAGGATAACGAACACTTTTCATTTGAAAAACAGATTTACCCAGATCATAACTGCCCACAAGTCCCCAAAAATATTTTCCAAACCAGTCAGCAACCGGAACAAGATATTTTGGAATTATTCTTCCACCTGTACTCATTGCTTCTGCATTGCTATCGTAAAAACTGGTTATCTCATCAAGCCAGTTGGCTTCAGCGAGGCAATCATCATCGATGTAAGCAACGATATCCCCGGTTGCTTCTTTAGCGCCACGGGTACGGGCAAATGCAATACCCTGGTTGATTTCCTTAATATATCGCCATTGATGGTTTGGATAGTGTTGAGATACTGTTTTGCAAAACTCTTCGGTTCCGTCAGTGCTGTTATTATCGATTATCAAAACCTCGAACAAGTCAGGAGGAGTTTTTAAAGCCGCAATACTTTCAATACAAAGTTTCAGCAGGCTGAGCCTGTTATAGGTGCAGATGGCAACAGAAGCTTTGTATTTTTCCGGCATAGAAGTTTAAAGACGCGGAAAGATATTTTAATAATTCGATAATTGGTAAGAGGCCTGGTAAAACAAATTAACAGCGGACAGCCGGGTTTTTGATAGGTTTTTAAATCAGTTAAATGAATATCTTCGCACATCTCAAATAAAAGTCAAAATGCATATAAAGACTCGATTAACATGCAGAGTTTGTGGTTCTTCTTCGCTGAAAAAAGTTGTTGACCTTGGCCCGCAGTTTTTACAGGGTTCATTTATAAAACCGGGAAAGGAAATGCCTTCCAACAGGCGTATTCCTTGTGTACTGGTGAGATGCAATCCCGAGCAGGATGAAAATGCATGCGGGCTTTTGCAGATGCAGCATTCTGTTCCTCCTGAAATCTTATATGCTGCTTATTGGTACAGGTCGGGTACAAATAACACGATGCGCAACCATCTGAAAGGAATTACTGAATCGGTAATGCAACTGGTAAGCAAAAAAGATGCGGCTGTATTAGATATTGGTTGTAATGATGGAACGTTGTTAGGTTATTATCCAGAGTCATATAAAAAATATGGTTGCGATCCAAGTGATGTAGCCAAGGAAGTAAAACATGCAGAAGTTGTGCAGGATATATTTCCATCGGAACAGCTAAATAAATTGATGAAGGGTAAGAAAGCAGATGTGGTTACATCCATTGCTATGTTTTATGACCTGGAAAGCCCGGTGGATTTTGTAAAATCGGTTAAAGATATTTTGGCTGATAATGGAGCCTGGATATTTGAGATGAGTTACATGCCTAAGATGCTGGAGTTGGATTCCTATGATACCATTTGTCATGAGCACCTGGAATATTATAGTCTTGCAGTGTTGGATAAAATTTGTGCATTGGCAGGAATGAAGATATTTAAAATCGCATTTAATGATATCAACGGAGGAAGTATTCGTTGTTATGCTACTCATGCAAGCAATGATAGCTATAACAATTCGGCAGATAATAAACTGATAAGTGAAGTAAGGCAGCAGGAGTTTGACCTGGAACTGGATACAGATAAACCCTATAGCACATTCAATCAACGAATCGAAAAACTGAAAAGTGAATTATATGGCTTATTGGTTTCTTTAAAAAAAGAAGGAAAGAAGATCCATATCTACGGGGCATCTACAAAGGGCAATACGATCCTGCAATGGTGCGGTATTGATAATACGATAATTGATTATGCAGCGGAACGTAACCCGGATAAATATGGGGCGATGACACTCGGTACGAATATCCCGATCATAAGCGAAGAAGAAAGCAGGGCTATGAACCCGGATTATTATCTTGTTTTACCCTGGCATTTTAAAGAAGAATTTTTACAACGGGAAAAAGCTATTCTTGAAAGAGGCACCGGGCTGATATTTCCCTTACCTAAAATTGAGATTTACAAGAAATGAACTGGAAACGATTTGCAGGAAAAATGTTTGCTGCCTGGCAAACCCTGAAAAGCAATGTGCAACCCAGTTATTCACAGGCCGGAGAAGACCAGGTGATGCGTTATCTTCTTTACAGTTGTTTAGGTATTACACAACCAACTTATCTTGATATTGGCACTAATCATCCTTTCAGTTGCAATAACACATTTTATTTTTACAAAAGAGGTAGCAGGGGTGTTTGTATCGAACCGGATATACAGTTCTCTGATTTGATCAAACGACACAGGAAGGAAGATGTTTTTATTGAAGCTGGTGTTGGTGTTTCAAATATCAATGAAGCTGATTTTTTTGTTTTTCCTGGTCAATATTGTGGCTGGAGTACATTTTCAAAAGAAGAAGCAGAAAGCAGGGAAAAAGAGAGCGGTATTAAAATAAAGGAAGTGAGGAAGATGCCACTGGTAAGTATCAATGATGTAATGGGTAAATATTTTTCAGGTTGGCCCAACCTCATATCATTGGATGTAGAGGGGCTGGACCTTGATATATTAAAATCATTGGACTTTGAAAAATATAAACCCGAAGTGATTTGTGTGGAGAGCATCACATTCAGCACAGTGAATAAGGAAACAAAGATCAGTGAAATAGCAGAGTTCGTAACTTCAAAAGGATATTTTGTATTTGCAGATACACATGTAAATACTATTTTTTGCAGAACAGATGCATTCAATAAAAAAGGATAAATGAAAGCAATTATCTGGGGTGCTGATGGCCAGGATGGATTTTATCTTGATGCTTTGCTGAAGCAACAGGGCTATGAAGTTATTCCTGTTACTAAAGAAGATGCCGGCACTATCAGTATTTCAGATTACTCACATGTAAGCAGACTTATAAAACAGTCAAAACCGGATTTTATCTTTCATCTCGCTGCTAATTCCACTACACAGCATTATGCCTGGCAAGAGAATCATGAGATCATTAGTACGGGAACCTTAAATATTCTTGAGTCAGTAAAAGAGTACAGCCCTTCAACGAAAATATTTCTATCTGGCAGCGGCTTGCAGTTTAAAAATACCGGGCAACCTGTTTCTGAAACTGATCCTTTTGATGCATCCAGTATCTATTCGGTAAGCCGTATACATACTGTTTATGCAGCCAGGTATTATCGTCAGTTGGGTATTAAATCTTATGTCGGTTATTTCTTTAATCATGACAGTCCTTTGAGAAGTGAAAGACATATCAATAAAAAAATAATTGAGGCTGCTAAAAGAATTGCGGGAGGCAGCAAAGAGAAATTAGAGATAGGAGATTGGGCAGTGAAAAAGGAATTTGGCTATGCAGGAGATATTGTAAAAGGTATCTGGGCATTGGTACAACAAGATAAAGCGGTAGAAGCTATGATTGGCACGGGTAAGGCACATGCTATTGAAGAGTGGTTGGAAATTTGTTTTTCACTGCAGGGTTTAAATTGGCGGGATCATGTGGTGCAGAATAAAGGTTTTATTCCTGAGTACGAAATTTTAGTTTCCAACCCGACATTGATCAATTCAATTGGCTGGAAACATGAAACAGATATTAAGACACTGGCAAAAATGATGAGCTGAGGCTATGAGAAAAAAAATCCTGATAATTACTCTGAATGATTATATCATTTATCAGCCAACGATTCTGAATCTTTACGATAAACTCAGCGACAAAGCGGATGTAAAGATCATTTCCTTCCGCCCACAATTTGCTACAAAAAAGAAAGATGAAAAAAGAAATATTGAGTATCTCGAAACGAATTACTGGCTGACGCAATTTTATACAAAAACAGATTTCATCGTATCAAAGGTTTCACGGCTTGTTAAACTGTTCAATCCAAAGTTTGCCTATCATCACCTTTTTTATAATAAATACCTGCCTTCAATCCTTAAACATAAACTAAGCAAAGAGAAGGATACTTATGATGAGGTAATTGCCGTTGATCTGCAGGTGTTATATCTTGCTCAACAATATTTTGGTGCTGTTCATTTTCTTTCGCTGGAGGTGGATAATAACACCAATGAATACTATAAAAAGATAGACCATTCAAAGATCAAGTCTGTTTTTGTGCAGAGCGAAATTCGATATGCTTATATGTTTCCGGGAAAAGATATAAGGCGGTTTATTGTACAGAATGCGCCGGATTATAAAGAGCTTGATCTGGCAGGACTGGAGCGAAAAGATTTCATCTGGGCAGGAGCTATTGATCGTCGGCTTGCCGTGTTAGAATGCCTTGAATTTTTTAATCAGCATCCTGATTTTAAGCTAGTTCTGAAAGGCGGCGGTGATTATAAAACAAAACGAATAATTGATGAAAAGTATGGCCATCTCTTGTCGTCTCAGCGGGTTGTGATCGACCAATCTTACCTGGATGCAGGGGAGTTTGTAAAATTTCTCTCAAGCTTCCGTATTGGTTTTTGTTTTTATGATTGGGACCTGATCAAAGCAAGTTTTAATTATCAAACGGCGCCTTCGGGTAAAATGTTTATGTACCTGGCAGCTGGCACTCCTGTTATTGCCTGTAAGATTCCGGGCTTTGACTTTGTTGAAAAATTCGGTTGTGGTGTGCTTATTCATAATTACGAACCTGCTACTATTGCTAATGCCGTGAAACTGATAGAAGCCGATCATAAAAAGTATTCAGATGCCTGTATTGAAGCAGCAAAGTATTTTAGTTTTGATAAAAGTGTAAATCCTTATCTTGAATTTTTGTTAACCCAGAGCCAATAAGCGGCAAGCTAATTATGAAATACTCCATCATACTTCCTGTTTTTAATGGAGGAGAATACTTGAAACTTTGCGTGAAAAGTATTCTCGGGCAGTCATTCAGCGATTTTAACCTGCTGGTACTTGACAGCGGCAGCAGCGATGGGAGTATTGAATGGATTGAAGGTTTAAATGATGACAGGATCAAGATCTATCCCACAGAAAAAAGATTGACGATTGAAGAGAACTGGACAAGGATAAGATCAATTCCACGTAATGAATTTATGACCATCATCGGCCATGATGATTTGTTTGACAAGAATTACCTGCAAATGATGGATGAATTGATTAACCGTTATCCTGATGCAAGTCTTTATCAATCTCATTTCAGATTTATTGATGCTGCAGGATCAATAATGCGGAAATGCAAGGCAATGAATGAAAAAATTTCTCCGGCTGAACTGCTAAAGCATTTTCTGAATAGCAGCATTGATACAATGGGCACTGGCTTTATAATGCGCAGCAATGATTTTGATGAGGTTGGTGGAATGCCTAACTATCCTAAGCTGTTATTTGCAGACATGGAATTATGGCAGCGTTTGACAGATAAAAATTATTTAGCTGTAGAGCAGGCAGAACTCTTTTCTTATCGCCGGCATAGTGGAGCAACGACAGCTTCTACAGATATTTCAGTGATCATTCAGGCGCTGGAAAAGTTTATTGATTATTTAAGCCGGTTATCCAGTACCGATCAGAAATATGCAGAGCTGATCAGGAATGAGGGCAATACTCTTTTAAAACAATACTGCCAGGGACTTTCGCATAAGTTATTACGTACACCTGTTACTCAGAGAAATAACCTTACTGTCGCCCGTGTGATTGATGAATTCAGAAAATTAGGAAAGAAGCTAAATACAAAACATGCTTTTGAACCACTGGACCATTTTAAAATCAAGCTAGGGAAAATAATAGATAGCAGTGCTTTTCTGCAGAGTGCTTATCTGTCGTTTCGCAGTTTACTTAAGAAGTAGGTTTGTTTTTCTGGTTCTTCCATTGGAACCATTTCTTTCCTATACTTGTTTGCATAAAATAATGCAAGGCTTTTTGTCTTAGCTGCCAGAGTGATTGTTTAAAACTGCTGCCAATATATTTTTGATGACTTTCTTTCACTTCCATTAATCCTTTTGAAGGCTGCACATTGCTGGCGCCCCCGGGTGCAAAATAAACAAGGGGCTTTTCGATATACACTGATTTTTCATCCCGCATTCTAACCAGCATATCATAATCCATGGCGATCTTTTTTGAAGTATCGTAATAACCATGTCTTTCATATACTTCTTTTTTTATGAACATACTTGGGTGTGCAACTGCACGCATGCCTTTCCACAACTGATCTTTATCAAACGGAACGCCGCTTACTACATCTATATTTCCACGGTGTTGAACATATTGTGAGTGACACCACATTAGGCCGGGATCATTGGAGAAATATTGACTGACGATTTTAATTGCATCCTGATCAAAATAGGTATCACCTGAATTTAATAGCTGGGTAAGACTGAATTTTGAATTCAGAACTCCTTTATTAAATGCATCTGCAATTCCTTTATCCCGTTCATGGATCCATCTTCTAAAAGCAGGCTGCGGGTTCGATTCAAGCCAGTTTAGTATTTCTTCATTGGAAGAGCCGTCAATGATCAAATGCTCACCGGGAGATTGTGATTGTGCATCTACCGACTGACAGGTTTTGACCAGATCAGCAAGATTGTTAAAACAGATTGTTATGACGGATAATCCTTCTGGCATTTTAATTTAATAAGCAAAGTAAAATTAAAAGGGGCTGAAAACCTCAACCCCTTTTAATATAAGATAATTATGCTTTTGCTTTTCGGTTTCTCCACTCCATAAAAATACCAGCGAGCAACAGGATAATTAATAAAGACTGGAATATGGTAGTGTATTTTTTACCTTTTGTATAACTATCCGGTTTAAACTCAAAACGGATATCATGTTTGCCGGCTGGCACTGCCAGTCCACGTAAAACATAGTCAGTTTTTACGATCGGGGCTTCTTTGTTGTCAATATAAGCTTTCCATCCTCCGGGATAATACACTTCGCTGAAAACGGCAAACTGGTTGCTTGCTGCATTGAATGAATAAGTGATCTCATCATTATCATTTTTAAGCAGTGTAATACTGGCAGTACTGTCAGCTACAGGCATATTTGGAATTGATGACTTGAAAGACTCCTGCACAAACGCTGTATCTGCAGGATTGAATTTACTTATTGCGTTCATTTCTTCATCAGCATTTTTTACAAACTGAATAGTTTTCACCAGCCAGCAGGGGCCGAGAACATTTGGATTTCTTTGCATAGCAACCGTTTGCCCGTACTGCAGACTTTGTGGATTGTTTTCTTTTTGTATAAAATATTTTGCGTTAAGCATATTCAAAATGGCCGTATTACCAGTACCCAATTGCCGCTCGATGATATCTTGATAGATACGCAGTTTAGCCGCATGGTAACCGCCTATTGAATTGTGCGTATAAGAAGTGATACTCTCCTGGAAACGGTCCTGTGCAAAATTCATTACACGGAAATGCGATTTGTCCGCCTTGATAGAATCATCATAAGCAGTCTTTTGAAATACGAGCTCATTATCTGATTTTTCCTGGTATTTTTCTTTGTTCAGGTATTTGCTGTCAATCGTTATCAGGTCAACAAAAATAAATACGGTCAACAGGATCGTTGCAACAAGAGGTTTAATCGTATTACGGATCATTAACCAGATAATCAAAGCAGCCAATGCAATGAAACCAAATGAACGCATTATATCACCCATGAATAATCCTTTCCTGTCGGCCTTCAATCCATCGTAAAAAGATTTTATAGTATCCACCAGTTGCTGTTGCCCGGAACTACGGACTTGTTTCATTACTTCATTATCCATACTATTCATGTAGTCCAATGATACGTACAGTAGTAACAATACAACAAACAGGATACCGGTTGCGATCAATCCTTTTTTCAATTGTGGCCACAATGATTTTTTATTTTCTGTATTTACCAATGTATTTATACCCAATACGGCCAGTAGCGGAAGAAGTAATTGAGGGATCACTAATATCATGCTCGGTGCCCTGAACTTATTATAAAATGGTACGAGGTCGAATACGATATCATTAAATCCTTTGAAGAAAGAACCCCATGATAGCATAATGGAGATTATAATTGCGGCTAATATTCCCCATTTGTATTTTTTATCTGTAATAAAAAAACCAAGTATGGCAAGAAAGCAAACAATAGCACCCATGTAAGCAGGACCATCGGTACCTACTGAGCCATCAATACTTGTTATTCCACCCCAATAAGATGTTACCGGCAACTGATTTTGTAATTCCTGCGGCATTGTCCTTAATGCTTCAATGGCTTTTGATTTATCCTGATCTATTTCACTAAACCCACTGCTGCCTCCAAACATTCTTGGTGTTACCATAACAAGTGGCTCTGCCATTTTCAGGCTGTAAGCGAATGCATAATCTTCATCCAGGCCATTTTTTGAGGTAGTTGATTTTTTTGTTGTGGTATCGGTAAGATATGATGCGCCGCCGCGGATAGTATACTTCTGGTATTCGTAGGTTGAAAGAAGACCTACTGAATTTGTCAATACACCTATGGCCCCGGCTACTATAGCAAATGAAGCTGCAAGCAATAAATGTTTAAAATCTTTTTGCTGGATCCACCTGATCGCAAATACAATGGTCATGATAGCAATTGCGAAAACTAAGTAATAAACGATCTGAAGGTGGTTCATAGCGATCATGGTCGCAGAGAACAAAGCCGTCAGTGCAGCGCCAATCAGGTATTTTTTATCATAGATCAAAAGCACTGATGCAAGTACTGCGGGCATATATGCTATTGAAAGCATTTTAGTATCGTGTCCTGCATGGATGATAATAGGATTGTAAGTAGCATATGCAAACGCCAAGGCTCCCATTATTCCTACCCATGGTTTTATCCGCAACACCTGTGTAAGAATATAAAAACAAATGCAGGCCAAAAAGAAAAATGAAATTGGCTTTGGCAAATTCAATGTCATGATCGTATTCACATAGCCGGGTACCACATTATTGTAAGGCACAGCGCCTATCTGGAATGCAGGCATACCGCTGAACAAACTATTTGTCCATAGAGGGCCATGTCCATGTGTCTTTTCATAATCGAAAGATTGCTGCACAGCTCCTTTCCAGTGTGTAATATCATTTTGGGCTACTACTTTTCCCTGCAATGCAGGGCTGCAATAGATAATTGCAGCGATTAAAAAGATGGCGATAGCGATAAGATGGGGTAAAAACTTCTTTAACAAATCATTCTTCATACTACTTGGTTATAAGGCTGACAAAATAATGCTATTTTACACGAAATTCGGGTATGCGCTGGCTATTATTTTTGTCAAGACTGGCTTTTATTTGTGGTTTTGCTTTTGTTCTGAGTTTAGTTGCGCTTTTCTTTAAAGAAGTGCAAAACCAGGAACTGCTATCAACAATAATTATTATTGGCTATGTAATCGGAATATTAGTGGTGCCAATTAGTTTGATTTGCTATATGGTGTTAGTGATAGTGGGAAAAAAACCGGGAACTGTTGTTCCTAAGTGGTTGTTAATCGCAAACCTTTTATTCTTTTTTATATTACTCACTTATATATTTTACCTGAATGATCCATACTATTATAAAGGATAAACCAACCCGGTTGTTTATCATTCTTGCCGGTATTTTTATTACTAATGCATTAATTGCCGAGTTTATTGGCGTGAAAATTTTTTCATTGGAAACAACTCTCGGTTGGAATCCAGCCGATCTGAAATTGTTTGGTGGTTCCTATTCATTCAATCTTACCTGTGGTGTTTTATTATGGCCGGTTGTTTTTATTATGACTGATATAATCAACGAGTATTATGGTAAAAAAGGAGTAAGGTTTCTTAGCTGGATGACAGTTTGTTTGATAGCCTTTGGTTTTTTGATCGTATTTGGCGCCATACACACTTCATCCAATGCATGGTGGGTAACGAGTAAGCAGGAAACAGGAATAGAAAACATGAGTAAGGCGTTCAATGGTATTTACGGGCAAGGACTTGGAATCATCATTGCATCAATGACAGCATTCCTGATCGGGCAGGTAGTGGATGTCGTGGTCTTCCATCGCATAAAAAAAGCGACTGGCGAAAAAAAGATATGGCTACGTGCAACTGGTTCAACTCTCGTATCACAATTAGTTGACAGCTTCGTTGTGTTGATGATCGCATTTTATTTTTATCCTAAACTTGTTTCAGGACAAGGAAAGCCCTGGCCAATCGATCAATTGCTTGCTATTTGTATTGTTAACTACATCTATAAATTCATAGTTGCAATCCTGCTTACACCTGTGATCTATCTTATTCATGGTTGGATAGAAAGATATCTTGGTCACGAAAAAGCAGCGGAGATGAAGGCTGCGGCTATGGCGTAAGCTATTTAAAGCAGTGTCTCATTCTAAGTACTAAATACTTCTTGTTCCCTTCAGCATTCTGACTACGATCTTATCAATCGGTAATGTCACTACATCTTCATTGAAATCTTTCCAATCAATGAAACGAAAGGTTTCAATTTCATTTTCCCGTTCGTAAATCGCTAATTGGTTTTCATCGAAATCAAATGGCTTATCACGAAGAGGAACGGAGATCGGCTCTAATGCCTTTGCATAATAATAAATAGAAAGTATCTGCTGTCCTTCACGGAAAGCACTGGGCTGGTAATAATCGGTAGTATAAATATGGTCGCCAACTTCAACAAGTAAATTAATTTCTTCTTTAAATTCACGTTTCAGACAATCTCTTGTGCCTTCACCTAAATCCAATCCACCGCCGGGAAATTTAGTAAAAAAACCGCCACGTATATATTCATCACTAACCAGCACTTGCTTTTGTTCATTAATTAAAATGCCATACACCCTGACTGTAATGCTCATTGATTTCTTTGTTTAATGA contains:
- a CDS encoding glycosyltransferase family 4 protein, whose amino-acid sequence is MRKKILIITLNDYIIYQPTILNLYDKLSDKADVKIISFRPQFATKKKDEKRNIEYLETNYWLTQFYTKTDFIVSKVSRLVKLFNPKFAYHHLFYNKYLPSILKHKLSKEKDTYDEVIAVDLQVLYLAQQYFGAVHFLSLEVDNNTNEYYKKIDHSKIKSVFVQSEIRYAYMFPGKDIRRFIVQNAPDYKELDLAGLERKDFIWAGAIDRRLAVLECLEFFNQHPDFKLVLKGGGDYKTKRIIDEKYGHLLSSQRVVIDQSYLDAGEFVKFLSSFRIGFCFYDWDLIKASFNYQTAPSGKMFMYLAAGTPVIACKIPGFDFVEKFGCGVLIHNYEPATIANAVKLIEADHKKYSDACIEAAKYFSFDKSVNPYLEFLLTQSQ
- a CDS encoding VUT family protein; translation: MIHTIIKDKPTRLFIILAGIFITNALIAEFIGVKIFSLETTLGWNPADLKLFGGSYSFNLTCGVLLWPVVFIMTDIINEYYGKKGVRFLSWMTVCLIAFGFLIVFGAIHTSSNAWWVTSKQETGIENMSKAFNGIYGQGLGIIIASMTAFLIGQVVDVVVFHRIKKATGEKKIWLRATGSTLVSQLVDSFVVLMIAFYFYPKLVSGQGKPWPIDQLLAICIVNYIYKFIVAILLTPVIYLIHGWIERYLGHEKAAEMKAAAMA
- a CDS encoding glycosyltransferase family 2 protein, translating into MKYSIILPVFNGGEYLKLCVKSILGQSFSDFNLLVLDSGSSDGSIEWIEGLNDDRIKIYPTEKRLTIEENWTRIRSIPRNEFMTIIGHDDLFDKNYLQMMDELINRYPDASLYQSHFRFIDAAGSIMRKCKAMNEKISPAELLKHFLNSSIDTMGTGFIMRSNDFDEVGGMPNYPKLLFADMELWQRLTDKNYLAVEQAELFSYRRHSGATTASTDISVIIQALEKFIDYLSRLSSTDQKYAELIRNEGNTLLKQYCQGLSHKLLRTPVTQRNNLTVARVIDEFRKLGKKLNTKHAFEPLDHFKIKLGKIIDSSAFLQSAYLSFRSLLKK
- a CDS encoding glycosyltransferase — protein: MPEGLSVITICFNNLADLVKTCQSVDAQSQSPGEHLIIDGSSNEEILNWLESNPQPAFRRWIHERDKGIADAFNKGVLNSKFSLTQLLNSGDTYFDQDAIKIVSQYFSNDPGLMWCHSQYVQHRGNIDVVSGVPFDKDQLWKGMRAVAHPSMFIKKEVYERHGYYDTSKKIAMDYDMLVRMRDEKSVYIEKPLVYFAPGGASNVQPSKGLMEVKESHQKYIGSSFKQSLWQLRQKALHYFMQTSIGKKWFQWKNQKNKPTS
- a CDS encoding NUDIX domain-containing protein, translating into MSITVRVYGILINEQKQVLVSDEYIRGGFFTKFPGGGLDLGEGTRDCLKREFKEEINLLVEVGDHIYTTDYYQPSAFREGQQILSIYYYAKALEPISVPLRDKPFDFDENQLAIYERENEIETFRFIDWKDFNEDVVTLPIDKIVVRMLKGTRSI